A stretch of the bacterium genome encodes the following:
- a CDS encoding Fic family protein has product MPIWQIKILTACAESDKTGRELLGIAGYQKRTGNFKKGIQHLLEKGYIVLTVPDKPNSKFQKYRITLKGRQILEMKEQKK; this is encoded by the coding sequence TTGCCTATTTGGCAAATAAAAATTTTAACTGCATGTGCAGAAAGTGATAAAACAGGGAGAGAACTTCTTGGAATTGCCGGTTATCAAAAAAGGACAGGTAATTTTAAAAAAGGGATCCAACATCTTCTTGAAAAGGGTTATATTGTATTAACTGTTCCAGATAAACCAAATAGCAAATTTCAAAAATATAGAATTACTTTAAAAGGGCGGCAAATTTTAGAGATGAAGGAACAAAAAAAATGA
- a CDS encoding PDDEXK nuclease domain-containing protein: MHSGIYDRIRKIIEEARGNVARAINTEMVIAYWQIGREIIEEEQKGNVRAIYGKKLIETLAKQLSVDFGKGFDDSNLWNMRKFYEVYPILDTVRRELSWSHYRILMRIEKPEARYFYEIECVKNNWSARELERQKGSLLFERLALSKDKKGLMKLAQKGQELQTYEDMIKDPYVLEFTGLSPSSKLYETKLEQALIDNLSKFLLELGKGFTFVARQKRISLDGDHFYIDLVFYNTILKCYTLVDLKVGKLTHQDIGQMQMYVNYYDRDLRQPDDNPTVGLILCENKKDAVVRYTLPKDNKQIFASRYKLYLPSEEELIKELKRERRLLTLNR; encoded by the coding sequence ATGCATTCAGGGATATATGATCGAATTAGAAAAATCATTGAGGAAGCGCGCGGAAATGTTGCTCGGGCTATTAATACGGAAATGGTTATCGCGTATTGGCAAATTGGCCGGGAAATTATAGAGGAAGAGCAGAAAGGTAATGTCCGTGCTATATATGGAAAGAAGTTAATAGAAACCCTCGCCAAGCAGTTATCTGTTGATTTTGGGAAAGGATTTGATGATAGTAATTTATGGAATATGCGTAAATTTTATGAAGTATATCCGATTCTCGACACAGTGCGTAGAGAATTAAGCTGGAGCCATTACCGTATTTTAATGCGTATTGAGAAACCTGAAGCCAGGTATTTTTATGAGATTGAGTGTGTTAAAAATAATTGGTCGGCTCGGGAGCTTGAGCGTCAAAAAGGTTCACTTCTTTTTGAACGGCTTGCCTTAAGTAAAGATAAAAAAGGTCTTATGAAATTGGCACAAAAGGGTCAAGAGCTTCAGACATACGAAGATATGATAAAGGATCCGTATGTTTTGGAGTTTACGGGCTTATCCCCAAGTTCCAAACTTTACGAAACCAAACTTGAGCAGGCGCTTATTGATAATCTTTCAAAATTTTTACTTGAATTGGGGAAAGGTTTTACTTTCGTAGCTCGGCAAAAACGCATTTCACTCGATGGCGACCACTTTTACATCGACTTAGTTTTCTATAATACAATTTTGAAATGTTATACACTCGTGGATTTGAAAGTAGGTAAGCTGACTCATCAGGATATCGGTCAGATGCAGATGTATGTAAATTATTATGACCGCGACCTGAGACAGCCGGATGATAATCCAACGGTCGGTCTCATTTTGTGCGAAAATAAAAAGGATGCCGTTGTCCGATACACGCTTCCTAAAGATAACAAGCAAATTTTTGCGTCCCGATACAAATTGTATTTACCGAGCGAGGAAGAATTGATAAAAGAATTAAAAAGAGAACGGCGGTTGCTTACGTTAAATAGATAA
- a CDS encoding nucleotidyl transferase AbiEii/AbiGii toxin family protein, with translation MIPQRNLSLLSNRLARKGGRRIPEIILERDYCLSWFLAGLSKTPLKDILLFKGGTAIKKCYFFDYRFSEDMDFTLAKEISLEDILKQLEIVYDYIYKTSGIKFYFSRQDRHNHANTYTFFIGYEGPLPAASNKGVKIDITLQEKIVFPIMHKKVLQGYDEYQDIPDNAIISVYSLQEISSEKVIALLDRARNEPRDLYDIWYLIHNKHISLLELTGAVEQKIEFRGEKLAGVLKEFPLKEQRLKKLWETRLFSQMSLLPEFEDIYRTVKREFRQAGLLIRT, from the coding sequence GTGATACCACAACGAAATCTTTCATTACTTTCAAACCGTCTTGCCCGGAAAGGCGGACGGCGTATTCCAGAGATAATCCTTGAACGGGATTATTGCCTTTCCTGGTTTTTGGCGGGATTATCCAAAACTCCTTTGAAGGATATTCTTCTATTTAAAGGCGGGACGGCTATCAAAAAATGTTATTTTTTTGACTATCGTTTTTCAGAAGACATGGATTTTACTTTAGCAAAAGAAATTTCTTTGGAAGATATTCTAAAACAACTGGAAATTGTCTACGATTACATTTATAAAACATCCGGGATAAAATTTTATTTTTCACGGCAGGATCGGCATAACCATGCAAATACCTATACCTTTTTTATTGGATATGAAGGCCCTCTGCCGGCTGCTTCAAATAAAGGGGTCAAAATAGACATTACATTACAAGAGAAAATAGTTTTTCCGATCATGCATAAAAAAGTTCTCCAGGGTTATGATGAATACCAGGATATTCCGGATAATGCAATCATCAGTGTTTATTCTCTTCAAGAGATATCTTCGGAGAAAGTGATTGCTCTTTTGGATAGGGCACGGAATGAACCTCGTGACCTCTATGACATATGGTATTTGATTCACAATAAACATATCAGTCTTTTAGAATTAACCGGAGCCGTGGAACAAAAAATAGAATTCCGCGGTGAAAAACTGGCTGGTGTGTTGAAAGAATTTCCTTTGAAAGAACAACGCTTAAAAAAACTTTGGGAAACCAGGCTTTTTTCCCAAATGTCGCTGCTTCCCGAATTTGAGGATATTTATAGAACGGTAAAAAGGGAATTTAGACAAGCAGGATTGTTAATAAGGACATGA
- a CDS encoding plasmid pRiA4b ORF-3 family protein has translation MTKIYQLKITLNDSHPSIWRRFLVKSNVLLPDLHKIIQTIMGWTNSHLHEFEIEGNIYGLPDDEFDDENRIIDYSSIKLDSLINKENEKFTYTYDFGDNWEHTILLEKFLPIEKKVYYPKCIDGKRNCPPEDCGGMGGYENLLEIIKNPEHEEYEGMMEWLEEEFDPEYFNLSGINELLKQKDFGSVDLIG, from the coding sequence ATGACCAAAATTTATCAATTAAAAATCACATTAAATGACAGCCATCCTTCAATCTGGCGGCGGTTTTTAGTCAAATCAAATGTATTATTGCCTGACCTGCATAAGATTATTCAGACAATAATGGGCTGGACAAACTCGCATTTGCACGAGTTTGAGATAGAGGGTAATATTTATGGTCTGCCTGACGATGAATTTGATGATGAAAATAGGATTATTGATTATTCTTCAATCAAACTGGATAGTTTAATCAACAAAGAAAATGAAAAATTTACATACACTTATGATTTTGGAGATAACTGGGAACACACTATTCTTTTAGAAAAATTTTTACCCATAGAGAAAAAAGTTTATTATCCAAAATGTATTGACGGCAAGAGAAACTGTCCGCCAGAGGATTGTGGTGGTATGGGAGGCTATGAAAATTTATTAGAAATCATAAAAAATCCCGAGCACGAAGAATACGAAGGAATGATGGAGTGGCTGGAAGAGGAATTTGATCCGGAATATTTTAATTTATCTGGAATTAATGAATTATTAAAGCAAAAAGATTTTGGTTCTGTGGATTTAATTGGTTAA
- a CDS encoding type IV toxin-antitoxin system AbiEi family antitoxin, translated as MQKKYTKSKTMGPRSSHLVTTLYDQNKRIFHLKDVQKILHLDEFASRNFVRKLINRGIVTRLKAGLFILIPLELGKESEYTGNPLIVAREIVNGKDYYLSHGTAMEIHNMVTQPQLVVYVTVLKSRRPIKTHGIEFRFIRSKKKLFFGLTDHWATKQEKVRLSNPERTIIDCLRQPEYCGGLTEVAKGLWIGHKDMDINRLIEYAVEMNVGSVIRRLGYLLELYNIGSQENMGILFKHLTETYVRLDPVLPGEGKYLRKWKLHLNVNPEELLSVIRT; from the coding sequence ATGCAAAAAAAATATACTAAATCTAAAACAATGGGCCCTCGTTCTTCTCATTTAGTTACTACCCTATACGATCAGAACAAGCGCATATTTCATTTAAAGGATGTACAAAAAATTCTTCATTTAGATGAATTTGCATCGCGGAATTTTGTTCGTAAACTTATTAACAGAGGAATTGTTACACGATTAAAAGCAGGACTTTTTATACTGATACCGCTTGAGCTTGGAAAAGAATCTGAATATACGGGGAATCCGTTAATTGTTGCGCGTGAAATTGTGAATGGAAAAGATTATTACCTCTCTCACGGGACAGCAATGGAGATTCACAATATGGTTACCCAGCCGCAATTAGTTGTTTATGTTACAGTCTTAAAATCGCGAAGACCCATTAAAACACACGGTATAGAGTTTCGTTTTATACGAAGCAAGAAAAAACTTTTTTTCGGATTGACTGACCATTGGGCGACAAAGCAAGAAAAGGTAAGACTCAGCAATCCTGAACGGACAATTATTGATTGTCTTAGACAACCGGAATATTGCGGTGGATTAACAGAAGTAGCCAAGGGCCTATGGATAGGACATAAAGATATGGATATAAACCGGCTTATTGAATATGCTGTGGAAATGAATGTGGGTTCTGTTATTCGCAGGCTCGGATATTTATTGGAACTTTACAATATTGGGAGTCAAGAAAACATGGGAATTCTTTTTAAGCATCTTACAGAAACTTATGTACGGTTAGATCCAGTTTTGCCAGGGGAAGGAAAATATTTAAGAAAGTGGAAATTGCATCTTAATGTGAACCCTGAAGAACTTTTATCTGTAATAAGGACATAA